GAGCAGGTGCCCCTGGAGCACGGGCTGGCGTTCCAGCCGTGCCCGGCGAGCCGCCTCGGCGACCATGTCCGCCGGCGAGGCGGTGGCATGGAGCAGTTCCAGCAGTTCCGACGCCCGACCACGGGCGGATTCCTGGAGACTTTCATCCGAGGCGAAGCCGAGCGGGAGGGCCTGCCGGAAGCGGTGGTCGTCCATCACCATCTTCTCGACGGCGTCCTTGATAACGGTCGCCCACAGGACCGGAAGCACCCCGATCGTCACGTGCAGCGATGCCGTCTCCTCCGACGTCGCCGCATGCACGATTCCACGGGGCAGGTAGAGCATGTCGCCCGGGCGCAGGTCGAATTCCCGCACGGGCGTTCCGTGATCTGCCGCGGAGGCGCCGTGTACGTGTTCGTGCACGGGCAGTTGGATCGGTGAGTCGTACAGGCACCAGTGCTTGGTGCCGTACACCTGTATCACGAACACATCGTGCGTGTCGAAATGTGGTTTCAGCCCCTGCGCGTGGCCGCCGGGTGTCAGGTAGACATTTGTCTGGAAGCCCGCGCTGAGTTCTGCGGCGAGCGACTGACAGAGGTCACGGAGCGGCTTCCAACGGTCCTGCACGAACAACAGGTTCAGGGTGGCGCCTTGTCGATAGCGGTCGTACAGCACCTCCAGCCCGTTCATCAGGTTTCCCGACCCGGCGGAGGCGAGTTCGGAGATCGGGATCTCCTTGCCGTTGTCGAGGACGCGCAGGTCGGAGCCACGGGGTCGCGAGGTCGACAGGATGTGGTCGACATCTGCCAGAGTGAACAGGTCCCGGTAATGGTCTGGGTCCGCACGTTGGATGACCAGCGGCTGCTTCTCCCAGTAATCGGTCGCGAAGGTGGCGGGCTCGACGGGGTGAATCAGTCGGGAGAGGTTGAAAAGAGGCTGCGTACGGGACGCAGCCTCTTTCAGACCTCCTGGCGAGGCCTCGTCCATCGTCAGTGATCGCAGCAGTCGGTCGGGTCGGTGTCGTGACCGATGTGCGCCGGGTCCGAGGGGTCGTGGTCGTAGTGCATCGCGCCCGGCTTGGTGACCTCCGCCCTGACGACCTCGACGTCTTCGAGGCGTAGGGTCTTCTGCGTTTCCGGCATGTCCGGTCCTCCTCCGTGTAAGTGGCGTCCGGCAGCGACGCCACTGTTCTTCCAGACATCTAGAAACTACTGAGTAAGGAGTAGGCCGTCTTCAATGCAGTGATGGATTTCCGCGATCAACGTTTGTGGAAGATCACTCACTGGCCGCCATCAGCGATCGGGGTACACCCACAGCCCGAGGAGCGGAACATGCATTCGTGGCGCCGGACGAGACCATGCTGATAGGCGAAGACGACGGCCTGGACCCGGTCCCGCAATCCGAGCTTGGTCAGCAGATGGTGCACGTGTGAACGCACCGTAGCCGCAGAGACGCAGAGAATGCCGGCGATCTCCGCGTTCGACCAGCCCTGGGCGAGCAGGTCCAGCACACGGCTCTCCCGCTTGCTCAGCCGACGGACCTCCGGGGGAACCTCGGCGACCGCCGGCGGGCCCTTCGTCGCCCAGTCCAGGACGGCCCGGGTGGTGGCCGGCGTGAGGACCGCATCACCGGCCGCCACGGTCCGCACCACCCGAAGTACGTCCTCAGGAGGGCTGTCCTTGCGCACCTCGCCGCGTGCCCCGACCCGGATGGCCCCCAGCACGAGGCTCGCCTCGTCGAGTCCGGTCAGGAGGATGACTTTGACAAAGGAACCAAGGTCCTGGATCGCCGAGGACATCTGGGGCATCTTCGGTTGGATCCCCAGCAGCGCGATGTCGGGCAAGGTACGGCGAGCCAGGACGAGCGCCTCCTGGGCGTCCTTCGCTTCGCCGACGATCACCATGTCGGCCTCTGGCTCAAGGATCGCCCGTGCACCCGCTCGAACGAAGGTCTGATCATCGCAAATGAGCACACGGATCCTCACCGCCCCGTACCCCCGGTTTGCTCGCATCACGGAACGAATGACTCGGGAGAACGCTTGCTGACCTTGGCAAGCTGAACACGAATCTCCCACACCGTATGGGTATTAGCAAATGCCAATTCTTCAGCAGATCGTTAACAACGCCCTCTTTGCGACAAATCCGAACTGTGATGAATTACAGGTACGGAATAGCGGCCGCTAATGGGCGATCGATAGCCTGCCGAGCCCGGCGCAGCGGGCTGGCGCCGACCTACCCGCTTATCTGGTCGGCGCCCTCGGCGTCGGCGCGACCACGCACGGCGTGGCACTACGTCCGCATCAACACCAACAGGTGGTCCCAGAACCTTACACACGCCGTCGGGGGCCGGCGCGAGGACGGAGGTGTCAGCCTGCGGCGAGGCGGGCGTTGACGGCGGCACCGGTGAGCGTGCTGCCGACGCCGTCGACGAAGCCGCCCGACGTGCAGTGCAGGGTCACCCCGTATCCGCCCGAGACGGTGTACGTGCTCCGGCCGTCGCAGGTGTTGCCGGTGGCGGCACGCAGCAGGACGAGTTGCCGGGCCTCCTCGGCCGCGTCGGTCAGGGTACTGCCGAAGCCGACGATGAAACCGCCGCCGGAGCAGTGGATGGTCACGGCGTACCCACCGGTCGTGGTGCTGGTGGACCGGCCGTCGCAGGTGTTGCCGGTCCGGCCGCGCGTATCGGCGAGGAGCCGGGCGTTCTCGGCGGCGTCGGTGAGGATACTGCCGAAGCCGACGATGAAACCGCCGCCGGAGCAGTGGATGGTCACGGCGTACCCGCCGGTCGTGGTGCTGGTGGACCGGCCGTCGCAGCTGTTGCCGTAGTTGACGTACAGCTGGTTGAGCAGCAGCGCGTTGGTGTTCGCGGCGGTGAGCGTGCTGCCATAGCCGTCGATGAAGCCGGGGCCGGAGCAGTAGATGGTCACGTAGTACCCGCCCCTGGCAGTTCCCGAGGAGCGGGTGTCGCAGGCGGCGGCGGAGGCGGGCGCGGCGATGAAGGCCAGGCCCGTCAGGGTCAGCAGCAGGGCGGTCGCGGTGGCTCGTAGGGCGCGGGTCATGGCTCTCCCTCTGCGGGCGGGGCGACCCGGTCACGGCCGGCCATCCGCTCGGTGTCGGCCGCGCGGCGCCGCGGCCCGGTCACGGTCAGCAAACCCCATTCATCTCGCTTTGGCCAGACATCGCCATCGATACGATCTCAGGGAGTGGCCAGGCCGGGGCTCACCACTTCGGCTGCCACCTCGGCGGCCGGATCAACCGCGACGGCCGCCGTCGGATCTCGGATTGGGATAGTGGCCGCTGTGACGATCAAGGCGCTCATCTTCGACTTTGACGGCCTGCTGATGGACACGGAGACCGCGCTGCTGGAGAGCTGGCGCTGGGAGTGGCGGCGGCACGGCCTGGAACTCGATCCGGTCGGCTTCTTCGCCGACCACGGCGGCGACGCGAACGAGCCGCGTTACGCCGCGCTCGCCGCAGCGGTCGGACCGGCATACGACCGCGAGTCCAGCCACGCGCTGCGGATGGCGCAGCGGGCGAAGCTGAATGCGGCGTTGGAGCCGGCGCCCGGCATCGTCGGCTGGCTGGACCGGGCCACGGAGTTGGGGCTGCGGCTCGCGGTGGCGAGCAGTTCCCCGATCACCCACGTGGGCGCGATGCTGGATCAGGCCGGGCTGCGGGCGCGGTTCGAGGTGTTGGCGACCGGCGAGGAGGTGACCGCGCACAAGCCGGATCCGGCCGTCTACCTGCTGGCGCTGGAGCGGCTCGGGCTGCCGGCGGCGGAGGCGGTCGCGTTCGAGGACACGGCGCACGGCGTGGCAGCGGCACACGCGGCCGGGCTGCGCTGCGTGGCGGTGCCCAACCCACATGCGGACAACGTCCGATTCACGGCTGCGGACCTGCTGCTGCCCAACGCCGCGGACCTGTCCCTGGACGCGGTCCTGGCCGGACTTGCCCGGCGCGCGGGCCGTCTCCGCTGAGCGGAGGCCGGCGCACGCCGTCCGCGTTCCCCGTTGGGCCATGCTCAACTCGATGGCCGGACGCCCCACCCCGACGACAGACGCCGTCCGAACTCATGGCCCTCTCTCGACGGAGACTCGCGATCGGCGCCGCTGAGCGAGCCAGCCCGCACTGATCAGGAGCAGCGCCCAAGCCGCGCTGCTGATCAGCATCGTGAGGGTGAGGGCGCCACCGTGGTCGTCAACGGCGGAACGCTGCACGGCGGACGTGACCGCCGTCAGCGGCAGGAGACCGAGCGTGCCGAAGAGTGCAACCGGCTCGTCGTCAACGGCAGCGGCGAACCAACCGAAGATCGCGGCGAATGCGCCGTACGGCACCGCGACCATGACTGCCAGGGGCAGCACGGCGACAGCGGGCAGGCGGAGCAGGTACACGAACAGGGCGCCGAGGCCGACTCCGGCGATTGCCGCGAGCGGGTACGCCGCCAGCCCGGCGCCCACCACGTGTTGGAACCGGTCGTCGGCGAGCAGGTTGGCCGGGACGGATGCCGGATACCACGCGGATCCCCGACGGGTGTCAGCGGACAACTGCCAGGCGACCGCGAAGTTGACCCCCGCGAGGAGTACGCCGGCCGGCACGGCCACGCCCAGTGCCTGCGGCACGCCGCGCAGGCGTGAGGCGAGAAAGACACCGAGGAGCAGCGCGATGATCGGCCCCCAGAAGAAGCCGGAGGTGTGCGCCATGAACAGGTCGATCACGAACTGCTCGTACTGCTCTTCGCTGGTCTGCGGATCGTTGTAGACCCAGACCTCGTAGTAGTTGCTGTTGTGGGACACCAGGGCCGCCGAGATGGCCGCCACGAGGACGGCCGCGACGAGCACCGCCACCCACGACGACGACGTCCGCCACCGACGGGATGCCCGGTCGAGGGTCGCCGGTGGACCGGTCTGCTGCTCGGATGCCCTCACTTCCTCGCATGCTACGGCTTCGCCTCGACATCGAAGACCGCTCGGATCTTCCGGCCAGAGGCTGGACAGGAACTGTTAATAGTCCTAATAATTAACCATCCTGTCGACGGCCGTGGATGCCCAGTGACCCTCCGGAGGTCCCCGTGAAACGCTCCAGAACACTGCTGCTCGCCGCCGTCGCCGCGGTGCTGGCGACCAGCGGCGCCGTCGCCGTCGCGCTGCCCGCGTACGCCGCCGGGCCCACCGCCACGTTCGTCAAGACCGCCGACTGGGGAGCCGGCTGGGAGGGGAAGTACACCGTCAGCAACGGCGGCACCACCACCCTGACCTCATGGTCCGTCGCGTTCGACCTGCCGGCGGGCAGCGCCGTCGGCACCTATTGGGACGCCCTGCTGACCTCCTCCGGCCGGCGGTACACCTTCACCAACCGATCCTGGAACGGCACCGTCGCTCCGGGCGCGTCCGTCTCGTTCGGCTTCGTCGTGACCGGCGCCGGCACGCCGGCCAACTGCACCCTCAACGGGGCCTCCTGCGGCGGGACCGGCACGCCGCCCACCACCGCGCCACCCACGAGCACCCCGCCCAGCACGCCACCACCGACGACCACGCCGCCACCGACGACCACGCCGCCGCCCACCACCCCACCCACCGGCGGGCTACCGAAACGCGCGCTGATCGGGTACCTGCACGCGAGCTTCGCCAACGGCTCCGGATACGTGCGGATGGCGGACGTACCCGCCGAGTGGGACATCATCAACCTGGCCTTCGGCGAACCGACCTCCGTGACCTCCGGTGACATCCGCTTCCAACTCTGCCCGGCCGGCGAATGCCCCGGCGTGGAGACCGAGGCCGCGTTCATCGCCGCGATCCGGGCCAAGCAGCAGCAGGGTAAGAAGGTGCTCATCTCGATCGGCGGGCAGAACGGCCAGGTGCAGTTGACGACCTCGGCGGCCCGGGACCGGTTCGTCAGTTCGGTCAGCGCCATCATCGACCGGTACGGGCTCGACGGGCTGGACATCGACTTCGAGGGCCACTCCCTGTCGCTGAACACCGGGGACACCGACTTCCGGAACCCGACCACCCCGGTGATCGTGAACCTGATCTCGGCTGTCCGGGCCCTCAAGCAGCGCTACGGCGCCGGCTTCGTGCTCACCATGGCACCGGAGACCTTCTTCGTGCAGCTCGGCTACCAGTACTACGGGTCCGGCCCCTGGGGCGGGCAGGACCCGCGCGCCGGGTCGTACCTGCCGGTGATCCACGCGCTGCGCAACGACATCACGGTGCTGCACGTGCAGGACTACAACTCCGGACCGATCATGGGCCTGGACAACCAGTACCACACCATGGGCGGCGCGGATTTCCACATCGCCATGACCGACATGCTGCTGGCCGGCTTCCCCGTCGCTGGGAACACCGCCAACGCCTTCCCACCGCTGCGCGAGGACCAGGTCGCGTTCGGTACGCCGGCCGCCACCAGCGCCGGCAACGGGTACGTGGCCCCGGCCGGCGTACAACAGGCGGTGACCTGCCTGGTACGCGGCACCTCCTGCGGCGGCTACACCCCACGCAGCGGCACCAACCCGAACCTCCGTGGCCTGATGACCTGGTCGATCAACTGGGACCGCTACTACGGCTGGGAGTTCAAGAACGCCCACGAGCCGTTCCTCAACTCCCTTCCCTGAGCTGTCCCCGGCCGGCGGCACACTGCCGTCACCGCCGTTTCGAGGTCGAGTCGGGGCGCGTCCGAGCGGTTCGCGCGCCCCGACTCCTCGACCCGGTCCCACCGGTCCGGTGCGAGGCGACCCTCGGGGTCAGACGCGCGAGGTGGGGAAACGTTCCCACGACCGGTGTCCGGCCATCAGCTGCTGCAGGTCGCCGAAGACCTCGGCTCCGGAGTCGCCGGTGACGACCCCGGGCGTACCGGTCACGTCCGCCCGCCGGAGCACGTTGCCGCCGACGCCCCACCCGCCGATCGCCTTCGCGTGCCGCCAGCACTCCTCGATCAGGAGCAGGACGCGCGGATCCACGCTCAGCGAATCGGCCGAGGCCGCCCTGCCGTCGCGGGCCGGCAGGGCGTCCGGTGCCGGTGCCGGCGCTCCGGCCACCAGGACGGCGTCGAACTCGACCGACCGCGCGGTGGCGAAGGTCCGCTGCACCGGCATGCCGGCGACCGTCCCGCCGTGCGGGCCGATCAGCAGCGGCACCATGCCGGCGGCGAACACCGCTTCGCGGAGCTCGCTGACGCCGTCGAGGTCGCCGTCGGGGTCGATGACGATGCCGACGGTCCGGCCGTCGGTCGGCCACCTCTGGCCGAGTTGCGACAGCGCGGCGCTGGGAGTGACGTCGGACAGCGGAGTCGTCGGCTCCGGTGCGGGCAGCCCCAGGCCGTTGGCGACCTGCGTGCACAGCACCGGGTCGATGTTGGCCAGGCACTGGAGTTGTCGTTCCTTGATCGCCTGGTGGTAGCACTTGCCGAGTTCGAAGGCATAGGAACGGATGATGTGTTCCCGCTCCACCGGGGACATGCTCAGCCAGAAGAGCCGGACCTGGCTGAAGTGATCGGCGAACGAGACCGGGTTCGCCCGTACCTTGGGCGCCTCGGCGACCCGTACCGGCACGTCGAGAAAGGCGTTTTCGTCGTCGCCGGCCCGGAAGGGGTTGCCGCCGTCGAGCGAGTTCGGCCGGTACGGCGCGACGCCCGCGTGCACGGCCTGCTGGTGGAAGCCGTCGCGGAGCATGTCGTTGACCGGGGCATGCGGGCGGTTGACCGGGATCTGCGAGAAGTTCGGCCCGCCGAGCCGGGTGAGTTGCGTGTCGACGTACGAGAAGAGCCGGCCCTGCAACAGCGGATCGTTCGTGACGTCGATTCCCGGCGGCAGGTGCCCGACGTGGAACGCGACCTGCTCGGTCTCGGCGAAGAAGTTGGTCGGCGTCCGGTTGAGGGTCAGCCTTCCCACCCGCTGTACCGGGGCGAGTTCCTCCGGCACGATCTTCGTCGGGTCGAGCAGATCGATGCCGGCGAAGGTCTCCTCGGGGGTGTCCGGAAAGATCTGGATGCCGAGCTCCCATTCGGGAAACGCACCGGCCTCGATCGCGTCGTACAGGTCCCGGCGGTGGAAGTCCGGGTCCATCCCACCCAGTAGCTGAGCCTCCTCCCAGGTCAGCGAATGCACGCCCAGTTTGGGCTTCCAGTGGAACTTGACCAACACGGTCTCCCCGGCGTCGTTGACCAGCCGGAAGGTGTGTACACCGAAGCCCTCCATCATCCGGAACGAGCGCGGGATGCCCCGGTCGGACATGTTCCACATGGTGTGGTGCTGCGCCTCGGTGTGCAGGGAGACGAAATCCCAGAAGGTGTCGTGCGCGCTCTGCGCCTGCGGAATCTCGCGGTCGGGGTGCGGCTTCCCGGCGTGGATGATGTCGGGGAACTTGATCGCGTCCTGGATGAAGAAGACCGGCATGTTGTTGCCGACGAGGTCGAACGTGCCCTCGTCGGTATAGAACTTCGTCGCGAAGCCACGGGTGTCGCGGACGGTGTCCGCCGATCCCCGCGAGCCGAGCACCGTGGAGAACCGGACGAAGACGTCCGTCTTCCTGCCCTTTTTCAGGAAGCCGGCGCTCGTGATCGCTTCGGCGGTGCCGTAGCTGATGAACTCGCCGTGGGCTCCGGCACCACGGGCGTGCACCACCCGCTCGGGGATGCGTTCGTGATCGAAGTGGGTGATCTTCTCGCGCAGGTGGTGGTCCTGGAGCAGGACCGGACCACGGCGCCCCGCCTTGAGCGAGTGGTCGGTGTCCCGCAGCCGCGCGCCCTGCGACGTCGTCAGGTAGGCGCCCTGCTGGCCCATGCTGGCGGCGGGCGCGCCGGTCGGGGCGCCGGTGGGTGTGCGGGTGTCGGGAGCCCCCTGGTCCCGCTTCGGCGGCAGCGGCTCCTGCGGAACCGTCGGCTCCGGCACCGGCGGCGGGGCACTCCCCGGCGCGCCGGGCAGTTCCGTCGCCGGGCCGTCGGTCAGAGTCTCCGCGGCCGTCTCCACGACGTCCTTGACTTTCCTGGCGGGCTTGCTGGCATCCATCTGGGCGGGTCCTCCGTTGGGCGACTGGGGGGTGCCCTGAAGGCGGTACCCTCGGCTGAACAGGCGAAACACGCCGATCTCCGGTGCCGCGCCGGTACCACGCCGCACCGGGCGCTCCGGCGCCGGCCTCCTGTTCAGCGGTGGCCGGGTCGGTCAGACCTGCGGTGGGCGGGGACCGCCGACGCACGTCCGTCAGCGCCCAACCGAAGAATGCCACCTCCAGCACGGCGATGATGCCGAAAAGGACGATTCCCGCAATCTCTACCACCATCCTCGTCATCCGTCGCACCTCCGGCTGCTCGGCGACAGCCGTCCCGGCCTCCGCCCGGCCGGTACGGCTGACCGACGTTCACGATCCCGGATCGAGGAGCCGACCGACGCCCTCGAGATGGGGCCAGGAGGGCATCGATCGTGCCCTCGCTATACTTCCTACGCGCCCCACGGGGCGCGGCCCGGATCGAGAGGCGCTGCGACGGATCTCATCCGCCACGCTCGATCTGCGGCCTGACGTAAGGGCGCCTCCGTGCAGGAGGTGCCCTTTTCGGCATCTTCTGCCGCGCTGCGGATCACAACCGCCGCTGCGCCGTACCGGTCGGACCTCGTCCGACCGACCTCCATGCACCGCGGAGTACGGAAGAGGAACCATGGACGCAAGACTGCAAAAGATCAACAGTGTCGAATTCGCGGTGGCGGACCTGTCGCTCGCCACGGCGGGACGCCACCAGATGCGCCTGGCCGAACACGAGATGCCCGGTCTGATGGCGATCCGTCGCGAGTTCGCACCGTCCCAGCCACTGCGCGGGGCGCGCGTCGCCGGATCGCTGCACATGACGATCCAGACCGCCGTGCTCATCGAGACCCTCGTCGCGCTCGGCGCACAGGTCCGGTGGGTGTCCTGCAACATCTTCTCGACCCAGGACGAGGCCGCCGCCGCGGTCGTCGTCGGCCCCGACGGCACGGTCGACCAGCCCAGCGGTACGCCGGTGTTCGCCTGGAAGGGTGAGACCCTGGAGGAGTACTGGTGGTGCACCATGCAGCTCTTCGACTTCGGCGACGGGCAGGGCCCGAACATGATCGTCGACGACGGCGGTGACGCCACCCTGCTCGTACACAAGGGTTTCGAGTACGAGAAGACCGGCTCCGTGCCGCTTCCCGACGAGGGCGACCACGTCGAGTACAAGCTCATCCTGCAGACGTTGGCCGCGAGCCTGGCCACCGACGACCAGCGTTTCACCCGGATCGTCGGCGGGATGCGTGGCGTCACCGAGGAGACCACCAACGGCGTCGCCCGGCTCTACCGGCTGGCCCGCGGCGGCGAACTGCTCTTCCCTGCCATCAACGTCAACGACTCGGTGACCAAGTCGAAGTTCGACAACAAGTACGGCATCCGGCACTCGCTCGCCGACGGCCTCAACCGGGCCACCGACGTGATGCTCGGCGGCAAGCTCGCCGTCGTCTGCGGCTACGGCGACGTGGGCAAGGGCGCCGCCGAGTCGCTGCGCGGCCAGGGCGCCCGGGTCGTGGTCACCGAGATCGACCCGATCTGCGCCCTACAGGCGGCGATGGAGGGTCTCCAGGTCGTCGAGCTGGACGACGTGGTGTCCAGCGGGGACATCTTCATCACCACCACCGGTGGCACCGACATCATCATGGCCGAGCACATGGCCCGGATGAAGCACAACGCGATCGTCGGCAACGTCGGCCACTTCGACCTCGAAATCGACATGGCCGGCCTGGCCCAGACTCCCGGCATCGAGCGGGTGGAGATCAAGCCCCAGGTGCACGAGTGGCGCTTCCCGGACGGGCACTCGATCATCGTCCTGTCCGAGGGGCGGCTGATGAACCTCGGCAACGCCACCGGCCACCCGAGCTTCGTCATGTCGAACTCGTTCACCAACCAGGCGATGGCGCAGATCGAGCTCTTCACCAAGCCGGGCGAGTACGCCAAGGACGTCTACGTACTGCCGAAGCACCTGGACGAGAAGGTCGCCCGGCTGCACCTGGACGCGCTCGGCGTACGCCTCACCACCCTGAGCAAGAAGCAGGCCGAGTACCTCAGCGTCGACGTCGCGGGCCCGTACAAGGCGGACCACTACCGCTACTGACACCAACCGAAACCGCCCCGGGAGCCCTCAAAGACGGCTTCCGGGGCGACCGGCCGTCACCGGACACGAGCGGGCGTCCGGTCCGGGCGCGGTGGGACGCGGTCGCCGGCGGGGCCTGGCGTGCCGGCGGCGGCGAACGCGGCCCGTGGGTGCTGCACGGCCGCCATCGAGACGGTGTCGCGGCCGAAGAGCAACGCGCTGAGCCAGACC
The nucleotide sequence above comes from Plantactinospora soyae. Encoded proteins:
- a CDS encoding catalase, translated to MDASKPARKVKDVVETAAETLTDGPATELPGAPGSAPPPVPEPTVPQEPLPPKRDQGAPDTRTPTGAPTGAPAASMGQQGAYLTTSQGARLRDTDHSLKAGRRGPVLLQDHHLREKITHFDHERIPERVVHARGAGAHGEFISYGTAEAITSAGFLKKGRKTDVFVRFSTVLGSRGSADTVRDTRGFATKFYTDEGTFDLVGNNMPVFFIQDAIKFPDIIHAGKPHPDREIPQAQSAHDTFWDFVSLHTEAQHHTMWNMSDRGIPRSFRMMEGFGVHTFRLVNDAGETVLVKFHWKPKLGVHSLTWEEAQLLGGMDPDFHRRDLYDAIEAGAFPEWELGIQIFPDTPEETFAGIDLLDPTKIVPEELAPVQRVGRLTLNRTPTNFFAETEQVAFHVGHLPPGIDVTNDPLLQGRLFSYVDTQLTRLGGPNFSQIPVNRPHAPVNDMLRDGFHQQAVHAGVAPYRPNSLDGGNPFRAGDDENAFLDVPVRVAEAPKVRANPVSFADHFSQVRLFWLSMSPVEREHIIRSYAFELGKCYHQAIKERQLQCLANIDPVLCTQVANGLGLPAPEPTTPLSDVTPSAALSQLGQRWPTDGRTVGIVIDPDGDLDGVSELREAVFAAGMVPLLIGPHGGTVAGMPVQRTFATARSVEFDAVLVAGAPAPAPDALPARDGRAASADSLSVDPRVLLLIEECWRHAKAIGGWGVGGNVLRRADVTGTPGVVTGDSGAEVFGDLQQLMAGHRSWERFPTSRV
- a CDS encoding HAD family hydrolase → MTIKALIFDFDGLLMDTETALLESWRWEWRRHGLELDPVGFFADHGGDANEPRYAALAAAVGPAYDRESSHALRMAQRAKLNAALEPAPGIVGWLDRATELGLRLAVASSSPITHVGAMLDQAGLRARFEVLATGEEVTAHKPDPAVYLLALERLGLPAAEAVAFEDTAHGVAAAHAAGLRCVAVPNPHADNVRFTAADLLLPNAADLSLDAVLAGLARRAGRLR
- a CDS encoding cupin domain-containing protein encodes the protein MDEASPGGLKEAASRTQPLFNLSRLIHPVEPATFATDYWEKQPLVIQRADPDHYRDLFTLADVDHILSTSRPRGSDLRVLDNGKEIPISELASAGSGNLMNGLEVLYDRYRQGATLNLLFVQDRWKPLRDLCQSLAAELSAGFQTNVYLTPGGHAQGLKPHFDTHDVFVIQVYGTKHWCLYDSPIQLPVHEHVHGASAADHGTPVREFDLRPGDMLYLPRGIVHAATSEETASLHVTIGVLPVLWATVIKDAVEKMVMDDHRFRQALPLGFASDESLQESARGRASELLELLHATASPADMVAEAARRARLERQPVLQGHLLDIEALRSLDLETRVRQRPGLLARLTIEDGQARLDFHGKSVRLPADLTEELHFVTETEEFVGKDIPGGLDEHGRLVLIGTLVREGFLTLS
- the ahcY gene encoding adenosylhomocysteinase, which encodes MDARLQKINSVEFAVADLSLATAGRHQMRLAEHEMPGLMAIRREFAPSQPLRGARVAGSLHMTIQTAVLIETLVALGAQVRWVSCNIFSTQDEAAAAVVVGPDGTVDQPSGTPVFAWKGETLEEYWWCTMQLFDFGDGQGPNMIVDDGGDATLLVHKGFEYEKTGSVPLPDEGDHVEYKLILQTLAASLATDDQRFTRIVGGMRGVTEETTNGVARLYRLARGGELLFPAINVNDSVTKSKFDNKYGIRHSLADGLNRATDVMLGGKLAVVCGYGDVGKGAAESLRGQGARVVVTEIDPICALQAAMEGLQVVELDDVVSSGDIFITTTGGTDIIMAEHMARMKHNAIVGNVGHFDLEIDMAGLAQTPGIERVEIKPQVHEWRFPDGHSIIVLSEGRLMNLGNATGHPSFVMSNSFTNQAMAQIELFTKPGEYAKDVYVLPKHLDEKVARLHLDALGVRLTTLSKKQAEYLSVDVAGPYKADHYRY
- a CDS encoding response regulator transcription factor, with amino-acid sequence MRIRVLICDDQTFVRAGARAILEPEADMVIVGEAKDAQEALVLARRTLPDIALLGIQPKMPQMSSAIQDLGSFVKVILLTGLDEASLVLGAIRVGARGEVRKDSPPEDVLRVVRTVAAGDAVLTPATTRAVLDWATKGPPAVAEVPPEVRRLSKRESRVLDLLAQGWSNAEIAGILCVSAATVRSHVHHLLTKLGLRDRVQAVVFAYQHGLVRRHECMFRSSGCGCTPIADGGQ
- a CDS encoding chitinase, which gives rise to MLLAAVAAVLATSGAVAVALPAYAAGPTATFVKTADWGAGWEGKYTVSNGGTTTLTSWSVAFDLPAGSAVGTYWDALLTSSGRRYTFTNRSWNGTVAPGASVSFGFVVTGAGTPANCTLNGASCGGTGTPPTTAPPTSTPPSTPPPTTTPPPTTTPPPTTPPTGGLPKRALIGYLHASFANGSGYVRMADVPAEWDIINLAFGEPTSVTSGDIRFQLCPAGECPGVETEAAFIAAIRAKQQQGKKVLISIGGQNGQVQLTTSAARDRFVSSVSAIIDRYGLDGLDIDFEGHSLSLNTGDTDFRNPTTPVIVNLISAVRALKQRYGAGFVLTMAPETFFVQLGYQYYGSGPWGGQDPRAGSYLPVIHALRNDITVLHVQDYNSGPIMGLDNQYHTMGGADFHIAMTDMLLAGFPVAGNTANAFPPLREDQVAFGTPAATSAGNGYVAPAGVQQAVTCLVRGTSCGGYTPRSGTNPNLRGLMTWSINWDRYYGWEFKNAHEPFLNSLP